In one window of Caenimonas aquaedulcis DNA:
- a CDS encoding beta strand repeat-containing protein, protein MFNAAPGATYLAQVVNIYEQLGHNLQQLANNLDDIPVFQSLHPNFQTAAEFAADFLTPLGLQNDSVALSFVIDKFNAGVAKGEIMYEGLLALEGIGSGAASQYVAAKAILENKTAVSEYYSVTKAVDQTDLNTLQLVLNGVTADPASVTAAKTGIDNGTLGTSGIEVTLTPSQDSVVGTTSSDTINGLFGDATASNNTFTAGDSVDGAAGTDRLNLVALGTTASQAVTVKNVESINIQDTVGATFNALLVENTPGIAFNSTLAGQTSTVTNAALASVMGLSGKGNLTVDYSVTSGAADTANVVLNTVGTSTTARSTVNVADGNTVEKVVIAAEGTNFVTLVGGTADANVTVTGAGTNNFDLSAVGAVAAVATIDASASTGTNTFVLGTTLNTGDVVKGGTGADTVSTNFTLATLTKPTMTGVETLTSDFDAAAIVDLSGTTGLTTINLAGSSADQTLTKATSSVATINVTSEADADNVLHFGYGATTMGSLALKLGSTAATAAAITLADVNLDNTTALALSTVGTKAIDINGTIDLNGDQSAVSVTAGANLEYGGIRVDGGDVGSYTKTIASNVVSSGGIWTVGGDIGPVTVTVGANAESYSWIAASGAGDIGDVSITVTGDSSIADQYLDAAGNIGNITYSVTGDDFSGFIAAEASGGSVGNVNITMTGDDSHGHAWISAGTFSGAADVSTIGNISVSVAGDNSTFSGQFNVSGGDVGNVTFAYVGDGGSGSIAVQAGYRYGGDGDDYLGGGSIGNVSFSMDGDSSGYLALAASGGTIGDITISATNGADVDVHVSAGSLSYSGGLENAGSIGNISISVGDDSNVSGSFNASGGDIGNVTVMVTGDNASGTIQIEASSSSGAGSNGDYTHGGNVGNIVLDINGQSTMSLDVFASGGNIGTVSVSVEGNGASAGLSLHSFATDTGSTGGNIGAVSVTLGDSTSIVVSGGFEGTLESLTVVGGDSVSAGFFFSGGSGGMVGDVSIAVGDSSSVAYAVSGFGGDTSNVTITTGNNADVEVLLENFTGTAGATSITTGTNSDVVFSGGNISSIGGLTLAGGDSASTASIHVTGTVNDFGGVAGSTWKGAMTVDLSAVVVGTTVQVGAGGSNVTGTQGSDNIFMGAGVDTYHFAAPGGAADVLFAFKAGAGADVIDVAHVTNFTANTYTTNTADTILNDEAAKLTDIAGGQDLTTAAGVKAALNAGGEYALIDVAANSSSTFITAASATSQQFFVWEVVENTADTEVDTVTLVGVVNTSTAFSALVAANLV, encoded by the coding sequence ATGTTCAATGCAGCACCGGGTGCGACGTACCTCGCGCAGGTCGTCAACATCTATGAGCAGCTGGGCCACAACCTGCAGCAGCTCGCCAACAACCTGGACGACATTCCGGTTTTCCAGAGCCTTCACCCCAATTTCCAGACGGCCGCTGAATTCGCAGCCGACTTCCTCACGCCCCTGGGCCTGCAGAACGACTCCGTCGCACTGAGCTTCGTCATCGACAAGTTCAACGCCGGCGTTGCCAAGGGCGAGATCATGTACGAAGGCCTGCTGGCCCTCGAAGGCATCGGTTCCGGCGCTGCTTCCCAGTACGTCGCCGCCAAGGCCATCCTGGAGAACAAGACCGCCGTTTCCGAGTACTACTCGGTGACCAAGGCCGTCGACCAGACCGACCTGAACACCCTGCAACTCGTCCTGAACGGCGTCACCGCCGACCCGGCTTCCGTCACCGCTGCCAAGACCGGCATCGACAACGGCACCCTGGGCACGAGCGGCATCGAAGTCACGCTGACCCCGTCGCAAGACTCCGTCGTCGGCACCACCTCCAGCGACACCATCAACGGCCTGTTTGGTGATGCAACCGCCTCGAACAACACGTTCACCGCCGGTGACTCGGTTGACGGCGCTGCCGGCACCGACCGCCTGAACCTGGTCGCCCTGGGCACCACGGCTTCGCAAGCAGTCACCGTCAAGAACGTCGAGTCGATCAACATTCAAGACACCGTCGGCGCGACCTTCAATGCGCTGCTCGTCGAGAACACCCCCGGCATCGCTTTCAACTCCACGCTGGCTGGCCAGACCTCCACGGTCACCAACGCGGCGCTCGCTTCGGTGATGGGCCTGTCCGGCAAGGGCAACCTGACCGTCGACTACTCCGTCACCTCCGGCGCAGCGGACACCGCCAACGTGGTCCTGAACACCGTCGGCACCTCCACCACCGCCCGCAGCACCGTCAACGTCGCTGACGGCAACACGGTCGAGAAGGTCGTCATCGCCGCCGAAGGCACCAACTTCGTCACGCTCGTGGGCGGCACCGCCGACGCGAACGTCACGGTCACCGGCGCCGGCACCAACAACTTCGACCTGAGCGCTGTTGGCGCCGTGGCCGCTGTTGCGACGATCGACGCTTCCGCCTCCACCGGCACGAACACGTTCGTTCTGGGCACGACGCTGAACACCGGCGACGTGGTCAAGGGCGGCACGGGCGCCGACACGGTTTCCACCAACTTCACGCTGGCCACGCTGACCAAGCCGACGATGACGGGTGTCGAAACCCTCACGTCCGACTTCGACGCAGCCGCGATCGTGGACCTGTCCGGCACCACCGGCCTGACCACCATCAACCTGGCCGGCTCCTCCGCCGACCAGACCCTGACGAAGGCCACCTCCAGCGTCGCCACCATCAACGTCACGAGCGAAGCCGATGCGGACAACGTCCTGCACTTCGGCTACGGCGCGACCACGATGGGCTCGTTGGCACTGAAGCTGGGTTCGACGGCTGCTACCGCTGCCGCGATCACCCTGGCCGACGTCAACCTCGACAACACCACCGCCCTGGCGCTGAGCACGGTCGGCACGAAGGCCATCGACATCAACGGCACGATCGACCTGAACGGCGACCAATCCGCCGTGTCGGTGACCGCTGGTGCAAACCTCGAGTACGGCGGCATCCGTGTGGACGGCGGCGACGTCGGCTCCTACACGAAGACGATCGCGTCCAACGTGGTTTCTTCCGGTGGCATCTGGACCGTCGGTGGCGACATCGGCCCGGTCACGGTCACCGTCGGTGCCAATGCAGAAAGCTACTCCTGGATCGCTGCCAGCGGCGCTGGCGACATCGGCGACGTGTCCATCACCGTCACCGGCGACAGCTCCATCGCTGACCAGTACCTGGACGCTGCCGGCAATATCGGCAACATCACGTACAGCGTCACGGGCGACGACTTCAGCGGTTTCATCGCTGCGGAAGCTTCGGGCGGCAGCGTCGGCAACGTGAACATCACGATGACCGGTGACGACTCCCACGGCCACGCCTGGATCAGCGCCGGCACCTTCTCCGGTGCAGCGGACGTCTCCACGATTGGCAACATCTCCGTGTCCGTCGCTGGCGACAACTCCACCTTCTCTGGCCAGTTCAACGTGAGCGGCGGCGACGTCGGCAACGTCACGTTCGCCTACGTCGGTGACGGCGGCAGCGGCTCCATCGCGGTTCAAGCCGGCTACCGTTACGGCGGCGACGGTGACGACTACCTGGGCGGCGGCAGCATCGGCAACGTCAGCTTCAGCATGGACGGCGATTCGAGCGGCTACCTGGCCCTCGCAGCTTCCGGCGGCACGATTGGCGACATCACGATCAGCGCCACCAACGGTGCAGACGTCGACGTCCACGTCAGCGCTGGCAGCCTGTCCTACTCGGGCGGTCTGGAGAACGCCGGCAGCATCGGCAACATCTCCATCTCCGTGGGTGACGACTCCAACGTGTCGGGCAGCTTCAACGCTTCCGGCGGCGACATCGGCAACGTCACGGTGATGGTCACCGGCGACAACGCTTCCGGCACCATCCAGATCGAAGCTTCGTCTTCGAGCGGCGCGGGTTCCAATGGCGACTACACGCACGGCGGCAACGTCGGCAACATCGTCCTGGACATCAACGGCCAATCGACGATGAGCCTGGACGTGTTCGCTTCCGGTGGCAACATCGGTACGGTGAGCGTTTCGGTCGAAGGTAACGGCGCATCCGCTGGCCTGTCCCTGCACTCGTTCGCTACCGACACGGGCAGCACGGGCGGCAACATCGGCGCGGTCTCGGTCACGCTCGGCGACTCGACCTCGATCGTCGTGTCCGGTGGCTTCGAAGGCACGCTGGAATCCCTGACGGTTGTCGGCGGCGACAGCGTCTCGGCTGGCTTCTTCTTCAGCGGCGGCTCCGGCGGCATGGTCGGCGACGTGTCGATCGCAGTCGGCGACAGCAGCTCGGTGGCCTACGCAGTGTCCGGCTTCGGCGGCGACACCAGCAACGTGACCATCACGACCGGCAACAATGCCGACGTGGAAGTCCTGCTGGAGAACTTCACGGGCACGGCTGGCGCTACGTCGATCACGACGGGCACCAACAGCGACGTGGTGTTCAGCGGCGGCAACATCAGCAGCATCGGCGGCCTCACGCTGGCTGGCGGTGACTCTGCGAGCACGGCTTCGATCCACGTCACGGGCACCGTGAACGACTTCGGCGGTGTTGCTGGCTCCACCTGGAAGGGTGCGATGACGGTGGACCTGTCCGCTGTGGTTGTCGGTACGACCGTTCAAGTGGGCGCAGGCGGCTCGAACGTGACCGGTACGCAAGGTTCGGACAACATCTTCATGGGCGCCGGTGTGGACACGTACCACTTCGCTGCTCCTGGCGGTGCCGCCGACGTCCTGTTCGCCTTCAAGGCGGGCGCTGGCGCCGACGTGATCGACGTGGCTCACGTCACGAACTTCACGGCCAACACGTACACGACCAACACGGCTGATACGATCCTCAACGACGAAGCAGCCAAGTTGACCGACATCGCTGGTGGTCAGGACCTGACCACGGCAGCCGGCGTCAAGGCCGCGCTGAACGCCGGTGGTGAGTACGCCCTGATCGACGTGGCAGCGAACTCGTCCTCCACCTTTATCACGGCAGCTTCTGCGACCTCGCAGCAGTTCTTCGTGTGGGAAGTGGTCGAGAACACCGCTGACACCGAAGTCGACACCGTGACCCTGGTTGGCGTGGTCAACACGTCTACCGCGTTCAGCGCGCTGGTCGCAGCCAACCTGGTCTAA
- a CDS encoding glycosyltransferase family 4 protein — MTDKTTAEAPAQDAPATAAPPAPDNRPSILFAAPMNILDITSGAALSMRTLLSGLAGRGYRAIALQASLFDSEQGAEHVIEAGAGEAVKDKQILRSMVLGVEHLIVRTKGVRRPDMTSAEEEIYIRKFREELQLRRPDCVILWGGLLLEMTIMREAREAGIPVVFYLVNAGYKNKDNFRYVSVIVTDTEATAALYKERLGLVCHPIGKFIDPKLVKAEERKPEFITFINPSFEKGVNVFMPLAKLAAKEAPEIKFLVVQSRGRWGIALKVLKFEPGDFPNVRVIGHQRNMRPVYGATKALLLPSVWHESGARVIAEAMINGIPVIASNTGGSAELVGKGGVVFEFPDIVKDKRDLPATEEVVRPWLEEIKRIWHDPAYFAELTERVAHEAKQHDIQRNLDRFAKAVGPAIAQSKQWMAARAQAAQGAKAAPAAGDMKSAVKQALAKKQQRTAKRK, encoded by the coding sequence ATGACAGATAAAACGACTGCCGAGGCGCCCGCACAGGACGCCCCGGCCACTGCGGCGCCCCCGGCGCCCGACAACCGCCCGAGCATCCTGTTCGCGGCACCCATGAACATCCTCGACATCACCAGCGGTGCGGCGCTCTCCATGCGCACGCTACTTTCCGGCTTGGCCGGGCGTGGCTACCGGGCGATTGCATTGCAGGCCAGCCTGTTCGATTCCGAGCAGGGCGCTGAGCACGTGATCGAGGCAGGGGCCGGCGAAGCGGTGAAGGACAAGCAGATCCTGCGATCCATGGTGCTCGGCGTCGAACACCTGATCGTCCGCACGAAGGGCGTGCGGCGGCCGGACATGACGTCGGCGGAAGAGGAAATCTACATTCGCAAGTTCCGCGAGGAACTGCAGCTGCGCCGGCCCGATTGCGTCATCCTCTGGGGCGGCTTGCTGCTGGAAATGACGATCATGCGGGAGGCCCGTGAAGCGGGCATTCCCGTCGTGTTCTACCTCGTCAATGCGGGCTACAAGAACAAGGACAACTTCCGCTACGTGTCCGTCATCGTCACCGATACCGAGGCGACTGCCGCGCTCTACAAGGAGCGGCTCGGACTCGTGTGCCATCCGATCGGCAAATTCATCGATCCCAAGCTCGTGAAGGCGGAAGAGCGCAAGCCGGAATTCATCACCTTTATCAACCCGAGTTTCGAGAAGGGCGTGAACGTCTTCATGCCGCTCGCCAAGCTGGCGGCCAAGGAGGCCCCGGAGATCAAGTTCCTGGTTGTCCAGAGCCGGGGCCGGTGGGGCATCGCGCTCAAGGTGCTCAAATTCGAACCTGGGGATTTCCCTAACGTCCGAGTGATCGGGCACCAGCGCAACATGCGGCCCGTCTACGGGGCCACCAAGGCGCTTCTCCTGCCCTCGGTGTGGCACGAGAGCGGGGCGCGCGTGATCGCCGAGGCCATGATCAACGGCATCCCCGTCATTGCGAGCAACACGGGCGGTTCTGCCGAACTCGTGGGCAAGGGCGGGGTGGTGTTCGAGTTTCCGGACATCGTGAAGGACAAGCGCGACCTGCCGGCCACGGAAGAGGTCGTGCGCCCCTGGCTGGAGGAGATCAAGCGCATCTGGCACGACCCTGCCTATTTCGCGGAACTGACCGAGCGCGTGGCCCACGAGGCCAAGCAGCACGACATTCAGCGCAACCTGGACCGATTCGCCAAAGCCGTCGGCCCGGCGATCGCCCAAAGCAAGCAATGGATGGCCGCGCGGGCGCAGGCAGCCCAGGGCGCCAAGGCCGCTCCGGCGGCCGGCGACATGAAGTCCGCCGTCAAGCAGGCCCTGGCGAAGAAACAGCAGCGGACGGCGAAGCGGAAGTAG